The genomic segment AGCAATTGTGTAGTTAGAACGgaataaattttattgttatcAAAATCATCCTGCTAATTTGTATTATCGTGTGACGAATTTTGCGAAGCTGTGAATCTCTTTGTTACTGTAGAATTAAACTCATTGCTATCCCGGAGTAGGTATATAAACAGCTGGTGAAGGTGAAACTACGTATAaaggatttttattatttatttggataCTTTAGCAGTTTTTTCAGTTTTTGTCACATTCCATATAAGTTACAGATCATAATAAATTAGGTTTCTTCGAAGACTGACTGTGGAGACTAACGCgaccaaacattttttacaatttgcaTTGCCTACAATGGTTTTCTTTTGTAGGTACGTACGTAAATACAAATTGCTCATTTTTCGAATTCATATCTTGTGCTTTCAAAAATAACATCTTTTTTACTTAATGATAAGTAAACTTTATTAATCGAAACaagataatattcatatttaatCCCAGTTGTGAGAAGTTCCCTCCTTTGTTAGAATAATTTACGTGCCATGAGTTTAGGATTAAGGCTCAATTAAAATTTgacaatattttacattttactttCATTTATAATTTGAGAGAACTACCAGCAATGAGAATgagcaaaacattttttttatatttagtttgtaatagaatttcaaattatttcaataacgTGGTGTGCCGTGTGCCGCGTTTTAAAAGTCGTAACAATTtagatataaaaataatattaacacCTATATTAAAGTTTCAGAAGATTTATTAGCCAACATAATAGATTACCTTGATCAGATTATTTGATGTAAGCAAGTAGAAGTACCTATATCggaaatttaatataaaatttcgGAATGTTTATAATCGTAAGCCGGTAGTGAATAGTGGGAAGTACCTATGTACTTAATTTTAGGAGTACGTACAATTTAATAATGTACTTTTTTCAGCTGCAGTTAACTGCTTGGTACGGATGATTTTGGGTAGCTATCTAATATGATTCAAAGATACATTTTTATTGCAAGGGGCCATGCGAAGTGTAACTAATCTACCATTCTAATTAAGCATGCACATTGAAACAATTGAAACACCAATGATGAAATAATGCCAAACTTCCGAATGCCCATTTTTGGAAATGGTCTCGATGAACCACGAACAGTCAGGTAGAAAAGGAAATCTAAATACTTACCCTCttctttctttttgtatatttataccGGGATATCGATCTCCCTATTTTCAAAAGCATAGAATAAGACACGACTTTGGCTTTGATGTGTCACCAACAATCATTTATTCTACCTATACTTGACCGTCAAAAGAAGGCAATTTGCACGTACTAAATGACTATGGTACCGCCTTGTTGCATTAAAAATGGTCACTGCAGATATTTTCGTAATGATCTTTGTGTGCAATCTATTTTTATAGGCTTACTAATTTTTACATACGATATTAGATGATGTTGAATACGAAACGCGTCGTTTATACGTGATATCAGTTCGATGTTATGgattttgtataaaatagttaataatttatttatttataacacattTATTAACTTTGTAAATTAACTTAAGGTAAAAATAAACCTAATCACTATAAGATCTGGGAGTGTGTGTGCGAAGCGGCGTGGTGTGTATCTAGTTAGTTTTCGAAtggttttattatattttaatgttaAAGTAAAGTTCGTAATTTATTACTAATGCTAAGTAAGTTGGACTGTGAGCCCCTCAAATAATTTCCCGAAAGCTTTGGCCTCTGTCAGAGTTTGCGAGTGTCAGTGGAACACGAGAGCTAGGCTTGCCTCATCACTGCCGATATTTTATAACACTAGGACCTTTGATAAATCTATACTATTATCTACTTATCAACTCGTTCAATTTTGTAGGTGATATATTTACTGTGTACCTAAATGTTTGGAACAGAAAATACCGACGTGTATGCGTTAGGTTAGGATATAATTACCATTGTAATCAAACCCACACTTGGATACTCAATAAGTGTTAAATACATAGAtaccaaaaattaaaatttggaaatTCTACTTTATAGTATATGAGTAAAAATAAATGtctattgaataaaataaaataatatatgtgatCGTAAGTTTTATTTTCCTTCCCTACTAGCTGTTACGCGGAGAACCTATGCATTTGCATTAAAAGTAAGAGGAATAATAATTTTTTACCACTCGGGCAATGCCACTTGTGCTCTACATAAATTAATCATGACCTATCCACATATTTGGACTAAGGTGTATACAATAGAGCGTCAGAAAGTACTCCCTGTGGAAAAATGGAaatgtttagtttttatttttaacgtgTTTCTGGTGTTtcgtaatggccgctgtacctacacatgtggccaacgggtccaccaacccttggtggaaccccttggccaagcgtgtagagggctacttggccgtatgttggcagttggcgctagcgctggccggccaaccgattggtgtcggttttttgcccacacatcaaaggatcttggcgccaatggccaactgcgtttacacgttggcgcttcattcagtttgtcgtcagccgtcagagaggacgacGGTagtgaaatacatatttatgaaaataataagtttatttatgccaataatagtgttgattttaggaaataaaataaccttgcaaatgtttaatatattgcctaaaaaagattaatgtgcttatcagaatattcaaaaaattgttaatatttcaaataatttaattttactacggggttattattttttaatcaaattttgctgacaacgtaaatgatctagaatttcctagccttttccattccacgtccatctttcatgaagagccaatgccaagtgattggttcgccaatgtgtaaacagcggctcttatcttggccaaggggttccaccaagggttggtggaaTCCTCCTCGGCTCCTCGCTAATCTATGCATGCATTTATTTCGAATAGCCTTATGTAGCTTAATAGATGAGAGCGCGAACATTGAATAATTTGCAACTTACTATATTAAACTTACTGGTAACACTTAGACGGCATAATCCAAAAATACTTTAACTTAGAAAGGTTAATAAAACTACTAATTGTTTCGAGAGAAATTAAATTAAGTAGTAGAAAGAAATAAACTCGAATCTCACCTGAGTTTACGGCTTCGCGCCGTAATTAGCCCGTGAGTGTCTGAGGAGCTCCATTTACAAATAATACCGTGGGTGCGGGTTTTGTACCACAGCTAAGAACTAAGTATTACAGGTTCACATGTTATActaaatactatttattgtaaataagtcTTGAATAAAAAATGATATTAGAAACGACGGAAATAAATGAAGGAAAAAAACTTTCATCTATCAATATGGCAACTGAAAATCAAAATTGCCGTGATTGGTTGATTAGAACCACTGTAGAACGCTCATTCTTTGTCAGTGATCTACATCGACTAGTGCGTTTCGATCGTAAAAGCCATAACAGACTATTGCTCGCAACAAGGTCACTGTGCTTGCACTTTTCGCATATCTTGCATTTAGATGACAGGCATTACGTCtgtagagccctggagtttgacagtgacagtgacagCCATGCAGTGGCATGGCAGTGCAGCCTGTTGTGGCCCGAATCGAATTAAACCAATTTTATCTTCGGATTTTCCTTATTTTCCTTATCGTAGAGCAAATAACAGCGAGTTGGGTATTCCCTTTGGAATTTATTGTGTAATGTGGTCCCGTGTTTGGGAGATAGGGATAATATCGCAAGAGTTTTTAACAACGTGCGAAGAATGAGTAATATCAATCGTGATATCATAGGACTTCATTGTTTGCACCATTAATTCAGTGATTATTGCAACCTTCAACTTATTTAGTGTTTTAAAAAGAACGATGTTGTTACGTTGTGCGGCGTTATTTTTGTTTGTAAATGTTGTGAGGACATCTGGGGTTGCCGGATTGAGTAAGGATTTTGTAAGTGATGTTAATGCGAGATACTCGTTATGGCCGTCGATTCACCATGGGATGAGATTGATGACGATTCGTAAACGCGAGGTGGAAACGCAAACGACAGTGAAGCCAGAAGTACCCTCTGGTCAAGCTGTGGCTCAGGCTAATTCAGAAGTTGGAATCCCGGGCGCTAGTGAAGGACAATCTACTGTGAAGAGTGGAACTAAGATTTCTGAGACACCTGTTCTGCCTCACTCTACTGATAAGCCTCAGTCACCCAATGTTTCTAATTCACCTGTATTGGTTAATCCACCTGTGCCTCCAAATAATGCAACCAAAACTGATAAGGATGGTGAAAAACCTCCAATCACAAATAAAACAGGTTTGTAAACTGTAGTAGCatgttttgtttaaaatattcTTTACATGTATATAGCTATGAAagtttacatttatattatgttCTCCATATAATATGATTATCAAGGGTTTACTGGTGATAATAAAGCGAGATTATTTTTCATTGAAATAAGAAATTTGTGTAAATTGCACatcattcaaatttcaaaaaccagtttgctcaacttgttgggtttcaccagtaaaccctcattATATGCAATTCATTAATAGACAAAATGAAAATGTCAAGTCAACTTTTGATACTACTATGACTATAACTTGTAACACAATATACTTAATTGCATatacttacattttataactaacttccaaagtTTTGAGGATGGGGTTGTCCCCGTAGTCTCCAAGGAAGTTGGCTTAAACTTGCCATTAACATCTTCTGAGAGTCCGCACaagttttttaaatacctgcAGTTGGTCTTGTTTATTGTTATGCATGTTTTGTTTTAACTATTGATATGCTTTTCTGTACAAAGCATATTCTTTGTAAGCATAATCAGATTAGGAATCAgcacaataaaacaaaaatagcaCAATAACAGCTCTTAATATATATTTGCAGAAttcacaaatatttttattaatgtgttagtcttatattttttatgtatgtatgatatTTATCTGTATAAGTATCTTGTTGCCTAGTTCccatagtaaataaataaatattataggattcttacacagattgactgagtcccacggtaagctcaagaaggcttgtgttgcaggtactcagacaacaatatatttaaaatacaaatacttatacatagaaaacatccatgactctgaaACGAATATCtggctcatcacacaaataaatgccctaataatacatatatttcatGTAGATAGCCATTTAGTATGCTAAGCCCAAAAGTTAATTATCAGTGTATTTACATTTCAGTGCAGAAACctgataaaaaaaacacaacaaGTGATAATTCAACAAGTGTTGACAAAACAAATAATGACAAAACAGAATTACATAATGCAACAGCAGGGGAAGCACCTAAAATCAACCTGAGTGACCCAGGGGTTGTGAAGAGGGCGGCTATAGTGTTTGGAGGGTTTGCTCTGCTGGCAACAGCTTACTACTTCTTCATATACAGGtaaattaaattgttatttCGTACATAATGATatgatgatttaagcagcatccAAATAACACTATCGTAGCATTGTAGCGATAGAAATTGTAAATGTGTCGCTTTACTTCAAACCTGgctaaatccattctgctttaaggttaaatatataaaaaatataatatgatctgaaagataatcaaccttatagcagaatcgatttacccagttttgaagttaagcgacacaaatgcaATGCCTAGGCCTGAATGCCTGATATTGGAACTAGATATGGTTTTGGCCCTTTTAAAGTCCTCTCATCCAATATTGCTTATTCATTTCTAaagaatcaatattttacaaGCTCTTATTTACTTTCACCTGCCCCAGTGTCTGTCTGTAATCAAATCTAGTAAGTTAAATTTgtcccacttcccggtttccgattgagctgaaattttgcacacatgtaaatcacatgacaatgcaatattatggtatcatgcaGCTGATCTGAtaatggagcagaaaggtggccataggaactcggtaatgaaatgtcgtatcctcattgagtaaggggtttttagaaatgtctcggagagcagtagacgaCTGTTTATCGCCAACTGTAACTACTGTTCTTTGTAGTTACAGTTGGCGATAAAAGCTTCTACCAATAATGAAGTATTTGCGAAAATCTAAATATTCCATCATGGTGTAGTAATAAGGAAAAGCAAacccataataataataactgagAACTAGTTTTCCCTAAATACAGAGGAAGGTGGTATGCTTACTTTTGGCTACCTTACATATACTGAATACTAGTGATAGACAATTTACCGAAAATTTACCCCACATCTGCTGTTGTTGTTTTTTCCTTGATTATATTGGCTTGGCTATTTTGTATTAAAAGTATACTTTCATAGTGTGaggaacaataaaaataaaaaatatagtaaatgtGTTATCTTGTTATTAAATTTTCTCAACAAATACATTGTGTGACAATAATATTACAAACCTATATTTCCAGGAAAAAAGCTAACACCAATGATGCTAAAAACACACACAGCTCTATTGATCCAAATCAATTCCGCTATGGTGTGCTACAATCCGAAGACAAAAGGAGTAACATGGAGTTATCCAGGGTGCCGCTGACGATGGAGTCAGATGAAGACGACGATGAGGACTTGGAGATATTTGACTTAGGACAGAAGAAAAAGTCACTATCATATATCAACTTACAACAACATGATGAAGATATCGTCTTAAATGACTCGAGAAGTATAGATATGGAGAATCTCCTTGTGGACATTGACGACACGAACACGGACACTCTGATCAATTGGTCTGGTAATGGTAGTAAGTCTGTTTTATAATAAGTGTTTAGATTGCATTgctcttaaaattttgttttatttttttattgatttgttCATATAAAATATGTGACCTTTTAGAAAAGATACTCGGAATGTTATTCCAAAAAGGGTTGACAAATTTTATATGAATCAACACGAAAATGTTGCATTTAAGAAGATCTTATTGATAAATTGTTTATTGTTGTAATTAGACATATAACTCTATGTCTATGTTAATTGAGTATGTTTAAGCGCCTAACTGCTGAGCGGAGGCCTTTTACATATGGAATAAAATTCTTAAAATACGCGTCATAGGATGTTATGTTGAATGACTGTGTAGCATTAAGTCTGGTACTTATTGAATCAAGGCCATGTATTTGAAATTGAACAAGACTCAATGAGTCTTGCATGCCGTAGcaacaaacaattgtttgtGAGTATTCAGTCATGCCTGATAACATATGTAAATACTTAGTTGGATTTCGTTTCGTTGTATGATTCTTGACCTTGGATTCGCTTTGAGCAAATTATGTCTAAGTTTACATTGTTATCAACTTATCATGTTTAGCTAAAAAAGGGAACGACGTTTTTTATAAAACGTAATACTGTTGTTAGTAAGATCTGTGGGTATACCTAAcaagatatcgtcactacttttaaaaaaacttgtatcttcgtctgtcaatgaaaagaaaattgtagtaagtatgtatggaatgcatatagacttactgcgttttaactttgaggaacagcgtgagatacgagattttttaaaagtagtgacaataTGTATAGCACATATTTTCGATCAAAGGTGTATTAAAAGTTTGTGTTGGTTTAGATACTAAATTTTACAAATGAGCGCACTAAGGAATGTGGCGGTCTTTTTTAATACCAAAAATTACTATGTCTTGGCTTACTTTATTACTAAACATAGAAGTGAAAATACTAATTTTTAAACTTCAAAAAGATGGTGATAAAAATTTAGACAGGCTGCACAccctttttgttaccagatgGTCCTTAGGCTTGCCTGAGAATGTTCACATGTAATAGTACCTATGTTGAAGGTTGTGTTATGATTTTCTTTACCTTTTGGCGTGGAAAGCTTTTGAAATTGATTGTAGATCTCAGTACTGATTTTATAAAAGTAGAAGCTAGACGGTTTGCTTCTTACCTACAGGTTCACCCATGATAGGTTTACATACCTCTGATAATAACTAAGCAATCAAATCTCTCATTCATAATGTTGTAGGTGCTTAGTTAACAATGTTAACATGGCAATCGTTTACGCGTTGGAACTAATATGGAAGAGTAGACAAACAGGAAGCGTTTTTTTATGCAAATGTATGTTTATCGTCTCGCAttccatattttatttattttgaggaATTGATGTTGCATTTATCCGAGCATTTTTGGTATCTGGACAGCTCGAGGTTATAATATTGTAATGgtgtaaattaaatatatgtctGCCTAAATTGGACCTAAGTTATCTAGGGTAAACTACCCAATGTTTGCACTGCCTgtagttttattaaaaagttaataTGTACCAAACATTAGTGTTAGGTAGTTTACCTTACTGCGAAATtcaacttattttttttgtgcaaATGTAACGAATTCTCCGTTAAAATTTAAGAATAAGATATAAGATAAAACTTTGAAGGCTTTGAAGTTTAGGTagatacagtcaccggcataaatacctaagtgatgatttctgtaccttgtcgctttaaatcgtttgaaaatttcgtatgacatttcaaacaagacgctaatgtgacaaggtatagaaatcatcacatatttatgccggtgactgtacctaccaaATACTAATTTTCTGTCTGTCCTATGTTTGTAATACATTGTATACTACTGATTAAGCACCATTGCATTGGTATGTTATTTTGTAAGAATatcagattataattatttttgtaaattttatttaaagtattgcctttttcaagtttttttctaaaagtgccattaatttttttataaag from the Leguminivora glycinivorella isolate SPB_JAAS2020 chromosome 8, LegGlyc_1.1, whole genome shotgun sequence genome contains:
- the LOC125228968 gene encoding uncharacterized protein LOC125228968, whose protein sequence is MLLRCAALFLFVNVVRTSGVAGLSKDFVSDVNARYSLWPSIHHGMRLMTIRKREVETQTTVKPEVPSGQAVAQANSEVGIPGASEGQSTVKSGTKISETPVLPHSTDKPQSPNVSNSPVLVNPPVPPNNATKTDKDGEKPPITNKTVQKPDKKNTTSDNSTSVDKTNNDKTELHNATAGEAPKINLSDPGVVKRAAIVFGGFALLATAYYFFIYRKKANTNDAKNTHSSIDPNQFRYGVLQSEDKRSNMELSRVPLTMESDEDDDEDLEIFDLGQKKKSLSYINLQQHDEDIVLNDSRSIDMENLLVDIDDTNTDTLINWSGNGSKSVL